A segment of the uncultured Desulfobulbus sp. genome:
CCTGGTGGGCCTAGGTGGACTTGAACCACCGACCTCACGCTTATCAGGCGTGCGCTCTAACCAAGCTGAGCTATAGGCCCAATGCCTTTGATCTCTCAAAACTGAACAGTATAGAGCGGGGTTGATCCCTTATGCAGTCATCGCTGCATCTATCCTTATAAAGGAGGTGATCCAGCCCCAGGTTCCCCTAGGGCTACCTTGTTACGACTTCACCCCAGTTACCAGCCATACCTTGGCAGCCTGCCCCCCCGAAGGGTTAGCTCAACTGCTTCTGGTACAACCGACTCCCGTGGTGTGACGGGCGGTGTGTACAAGGCCCGGGAACGTATTCACCGTGGCATGCTGATCCACGATTACTAGCGATTCCAACTTCATGGAGTCGAGTTGCAGACTCCAATCCGGACTGAGACATATTTTATGGGATTGGCTTCATTTCGCAATGTCGCTGCCCTTTGTATATGCCATTGTAGTACGTGTGTAGCCCTGGTCATAAAGGCCATGAGGACTTGACGTCATCCCCACCTTCCTCCGGTTTGACACCGGCAGTCCCTTTAGAGTGCCCAGCCGAACTGCTGGCAACTAAAGGCAAGGGTTGCGCTCGTTGCGGGACTTAACCCAACATCTCACGACACGAGCTGACGACAGCCATGCAGCACCTGTCTCCAAGCTCCTCCTAATGGAGGCACTCTCTAGTTTCCTAAAGATTCTCGGGATGTCAAGACCAGGTAAGGTTCTTCGCGTTGCATCGAATTAAACCACATACTCCACCGCTTGTGCGGGCCCCCGTCAATTCCTTTGAGTTTTAATCTTGCGACCGTACTCCCCAGGCGGTCAACTTAATGCGTTAGCTGCGACACAGAGGGGATCAACACCCCCTACATCTAGTTGACATCGTTTACGGCGTGGACTACCAGGGTATCTAATCCTGTTTGCTCCCCACGCTTTCGCGCCTCAGCGTCAGTACTCAGCCAGAAAGTCGCCTTCGCCACCGGTATTCCTCCCGATATCTACGAATTTCACCTCTACACCGGGAATTCCACTTTCCCCTCTGGTACTCAAGCCTGACAGTTTCAAATGCACTTCCACGGTTAAGCCGTGGGCTTTCACATCTGACTTACCAGGCCGCCTGCGCGCCCTTTACGCCCAGTGATTCCGAACAACGCTTGCACCCTCCGTATTACCGCGGCTGCTGGCACGGAGTTAGCCGGTGCTTCCTTTAGAGGTACCGTCAAACATAGCAGGTATTAGCTACTATGCACTTCTTTCCTCTTGACAGAGCTTTACGACCCGAGGGCCTTCCTCACTCACGCGGCGTCGCTGCGTCAGGGTTTCCCCCATTGCGCAATATTCCTCACTGCTGCCTCCCGTAGGAGTCTGGCCCGTGTTCCAGTGCCAGTGTGGCGGATCATCCTCTCAGACCCGCTAACCATCGTTGCCTTGGTAGGCCATTACCCCACCAACAAGCTAATGGTACGCAGACCCCTCTTAATGCGATAGCTTGAAACAGAGGCCACCTTTACTTACCAATCTTATAAAAAGTAAGACTATCCGGTATTAGTCAGCCTTTCGGCTGGTTATTCCAGACATCAAGACAGGTTATCTACGCGTTACTCACCCGTGCGCCACTCTACTGAGGTTCCGAAGAACCCGTTCGCGTTCGACTTGCATGTGTTAAGCACGCCGCCAGCGTTCGTTCTGAGCCAGGATCAAACTCTCCAGTTTAATATCCTGACCAATCACAAATGATTGGTGCTAATCAATCAAAAACCAAAATTACTTGGCCCGCTCTTACTGTTCAGTTTTCAAAGATCAAAAGCGCTTGCGTTCCCGCAAGCTGCGTCAATCAGTTTATCATGTTTTCGAAACGCTGTCAACCGTTTTTTTATTTGGTCTCAAGCGTTTCCGTCGCTGCGTCAGTGCTGCTCGGCAGCGGCGAGGCGCCAATATACAGGCCTTCCTCTTTCGCGTCAATCTCTTTCTTCTGCTTCATGTCGTTTTTTGCTTGTTTAAGAAAGAGGGACTTTTTGATAATAGGAGAATTTAACCAAAAGGTCAAAGAGATGATGTGTTATTTTTCGTTGCTTTTAATCCAGTCAGAAAGAGTTTCAACGATCTTTTGGGCTTGAGCAACAGAGGAAATGTTAAATTTCGATTTGGCCAGGTACTGTCCGTTTCGTTTCTGATAACGGCGAATGGTGAATTTCTCAGGGCCAAATTCACCTTTGGTTCTGTCGAGATCCTGGTAACGGAACAAAATGGTGGTCCAGCTGCCTTTGGAGAGCACTGCCTTGTCGAGTTCTTTAACAACCTGTACGCCATCTTCCTCGTAGTTAACACTCAAATCTTCTATGTTTTCTGCCATGGTCTTCCTGGGGTAAAAGAATGTATTAAAAAGTATAGCGGCTCAACCTACAGCGATGATTGAAAAAAGGCAAACAGGCAGAACATTTTCTCATTTGATTGCCATAAGCAGGGTTAATGTTCGAACTCAAACTTTATATCGCTGCCACTTGCCTCAGCACTTGTCTCGGTCAAAAGCGAGAACCCATGCCCAAGGTTGAGTTTGGTGGTAAAGGAGCTTGCATCTTCACCCAGACTTTTGCCGTAGCTGACATACAAATCGGGTGTGAGCCAACTGCCTAGGACTAAAGATTTGTCTTCATCTTCGTTTCCATCCTCTATTTTGATTTCATCGATCATTGAAAACTTTTTCAGGCTCCTGAGGTAGGGCACCAGCCCTCCAAGGCCCACCTTTTCGGCGACGGTGCCTACGGATCCTATGTCATCCCTCGTTTCTCCGCCAATGGCTGTATCCTGCAACATATTCTGGATTATAGCTGCCTGCTGCATAGCCGGTGTAGAGTAAAATGATATCTCCGGGTGTTGGAGAAATCCCTCAACAGTCACGCCGGTGGTTGCTTCATCGGTTTTGCGTTCACTGCGAAGTTCTATTCCGGGGTTATCAAGTGGGCTTGCCGTATACAGTACCCTGCCAACATCAATGTTAAGCCGCTTTCCATAGAGGGTAAACGTACCATCGTTAACAGCCAGGGTTCCCGTGCCAATCATGGGCCGCCCGGGCTGGCCATCGATATGAAGGTTACCTTCAATATTAGCGCGCAGCCCAAAAGCATCGACTTTGACCTCCTTACCGGTGGAGATGGCCAGGTCAATATAGAGGGGCTGAGGGGCAGCAGGGGCTAACGGACCTTCATCAACAATCACAACATCACTTGAAGGTGCGGTTGCCTGATCAAAATCAATGGAGCTCAGTTTTGCTTTGGGAATATCCACAGCTCCCTGTACCTTGATTGCTTGATCACTCACATGCATCGCCAGGTCAGGAGAAACAGTCAGGTCCACTCCTGGGAGACTTGCTGCATGGAAATCTTTACCACGTAACTGAACGTCAACAGTTTGCTTTCCTCCTTGTAACAGATCAACTGAAGTAGTTGCTTCAAGTTCACCCGCGCCAGAATGAGCCAAAGTCTGGAGTTGTATAGTATGGCCTTGGCCGTTCAAGCTCAACTCAAGAGGATCAAGAGTAATCCCCAGGGGGGGGATTTCTGCCTTGCCCTCGTTGAGGGCTAGTTGCCCAGTAATATTTGGCTTGTTGAGGAGTCCTTGAATCTTCCAGGTGCCTTGAAGGGTGCCTGATGGAATGACAGCCTGCTGGGTCAGGGCTGTGAGCAGTTGCAGATCTTGAAGATTTATATCAATTGTCGCCTGAAGCGGCTGGGTCATCAGGTCTGTGAGGGGATTCGCTGACTTTTGGCGCAGGTTGAACTGAACGCTGTTTTCTTTGTTGATCTCACTGAGCAGGTTACAACGTAAAAGATTTTCTGCGTAGGTTGCCTTAAGTGTGTTTGTGTTCCAGGTAAGTTTCTGTTCGCTTCCATCAGGAAGTGGGGCGGTAACAACAAGACCATCTGTGTTGGCCTGAAACGCAGCCTTGCGGAGTTTGGCTGCGGATCCTTGTGCCTCTATGAAGGTGTTCACCGTGCCCTGAACAGGCCATGGGGCATCAAGCGTTTTCGCAAGGGCTGGAAGGGGGAGTGCTGTCAGGGTTGAGGTAACCTCCCAGCGTTGATTGCTGCCCTGCCATGCTCCTTGAAGACAGATCGAACTATCACTGGAGGAGCCGAGGCAGAATGAAGACAGTTTCGCCTCTTGCGATGAAGCCATGAGGCGACTGGGCGATTTTTGTTGCCATTTGCCCCAATACACCTGATCTATAAAGGTGTTTTGCACATGTCCCTGCCAGATCCCCTCGCGGTAACTGCCGCTGAGTTCCAAGCCAGTTTGCAGGTCACTGTTTTGGGCTGTAAGGCGGAGCTGATGTTTGAGCAAACTGCCGTTGAGTGAAACTCGACTTGAGTCAAGCTCCGTACCCGCAAGGTCAGCTTTTGCAAGCGATATTTCTGCCTTGATTGCGCCTTGCGGCGCAAGCTCACCTTGCGCCGTTGCTGTTATCTGGCCAATGTACATATCTTGAAAGTCAATATCCTGGCCGTTGACACGCAGATCGAGAAGAGGTTTTTTCAGAGAGCCGGTCAATTGCCCCTGAGCATGTACTGCGCCCGTGGACTTGGGGAGAAGTTCGGCCAAGTTTGTAGAGTTAAGATCAACTTTCAGGTCAAGCTTTGGTGAAGAAGTTCCTCGAATGAGCAGCTGGGAGCTGCCGCTTTGTAAGCTCAGGCGAGGAACTTCAAGTTTTTCTCCTTCAAGAACCATACTCCCCTTACCATGCAGGGGATAGCTGCGCAGGGTGCCGTTAAGCGCGTGAAGCTGCACCTGCAGCTGAAGCTCTTTGTCCAGTGTTCCTTGGGTGGAAAGACTCGTGGCAAGATTTCCGGGCCAATCCGCAAGAAAGGCGGATGGATCAAGGTCTTGTCCCTTGAGTTCTGCCTTCCAGGAAAGAGCGGGGCTCCATTTGAGTGTTCCTTGTAAAGAGAGTTGCGCCTTGTCCTGGGCCGCCTCCATTTTAGTGAGCTGTAAACCGTTAGTTCCTCCCAGAAGGACTGTGTCGATCGACAGGGGAGCAGGGGAGCCTGGAACCGTTGTTGTGGCTTGAAGGGTTCCTTGGTAGCTGGAAAAGGTTCCCTGACCTTCAAAATGTAGATTCCTGATTTCCTCCTGGGGCCAGGTTTGGTTAATTGTGGCAAGCGCAATGAGGTCGCTCTTCAGGGTAGCTGTCCAGGTGGGGGCCGTGAGGAGATCGTTTAAAGTCCCCTGCATTTTAACCTCTGCCGGTCCTTGCACCTCGGCATGAAGTTTAAGCGTGTTTAATGGGCCGGATAGATCGAGTTTGGTGTCTATGGGGGCGTACTCTGGAAGTGCAAGATGAACGCTTAAGGCAGCCTCAATCGGATAGATTGCA
Coding sequences within it:
- a CDS encoding translocation/assembly module TamB domain-containing protein; this encodes MKILKRLLFFGLALFCCLIGFLVFLVGSESGLHTLLRLGKPLSADLVTIGSASGTLLGPLTLNNVRYHDGVNTVSVSRFHLDWQPGMLLKKQLVLDTFAADTIDVRTGTTEHSSPESESPSVTLPIFSLPLDILLKQLKINDLTLHISDSAAQHIDHIGLRQFSVRKDKFRLQALTVQSQENLLKLQAALQTNAIYPIEAALSVHLALPEYAPIDTKLDLSGPLNTLKLHAEVQGPAEVKMQGTLNDLLTAPTWTATLKSDLIALATINQTWPQEEIRNLHFEGQGTFSSYQGTLQATTTVPGSPAPLSIDTVLLGGTNGLQLTKMEAAQDKAQLSLQGTLKWSPALSWKAELKGQDLDPSAFLADWPGNLATSLSTQGTLDKELQLQVQLHALNGTLRSYPLHGKGSMVLEGEKLEVPRLSLQSGSSQLLIRGTSSPKLDLKVDLNSTNLAELLPKSTGAVHAQGQLTGSLKKPLLDLRVNGQDIDFQDMYIGQITATAQGELAPQGAIKAEISLAKADLAGTELDSSRVSLNGSLLKHQLRLTAQNSDLQTGLELSGSYREGIWQGHVQNTFIDQVYWGKWQQKSPSRLMASSQEAKLSSFCLGSSSDSSICLQGAWQGSNQRWEVTSTLTALPLPALAKTLDAPWPVQGTVNTFIEAQGSAAKLRKAAFQANTDGLVVTAPLPDGSEQKLTWNTNTLKATYAENLLRCNLLSEINKENSVQFNLRQKSANPLTDLMTQPLQATIDINLQDLQLLTALTQQAVIPSGTLQGTWKIQGLLNKPNITGQLALNEGKAEIPPLGITLDPLELSLNGQGHTIQLQTLAHSGAGELEATTSVDLLQGGKQTVDVQLRGKDFHAASLPGVDLTVSPDLAMHVSDQAIKVQGAVDIPKAKLSSIDFDQATAPSSDVVIVDEGPLAPAAPQPLYIDLAISTGKEVKVDAFGLRANIEGNLHIDGQPGRPMIGTGTLAVNDGTFTLYGKRLNIDVGRVLYTASPLDNPGIELRSERKTDEATTGVTVEGFLQHPEISFYSTPAMQQAAIIQNMLQDTAIGGETRDDIGSVGTVAEKVGLGGLVPYLRSLKKFSMIDEIKIEDGNEDEDKSLVLGSWLTPDLYVSYGKSLGEDASSFTTKLNLGHGFSLLTETSAEASGSDIKFEFEH